The DNA segment TCATCTCGTCCATGACCTCCGCAATCATGCGGTAGGCCATGGGCTCGCCGCAGCCGGGGCACATGTGGTGGACGGCCTGGGGCTGGAGGAAGGAGCCCTTGTTGGGCAGTGACCAGACTCTCTTCAGCTCTTCCTTGGAGATCGGCATCCGCTTACCTCTTTCCGTGGGCGGCAGCCGGAAGGGTCTTATAGACCTCCCGGAACTTCTCGAGAAGCTTGGGGATCTGGATCGCATTGCCGACGCCGAAGCCGGACTCATCGTGGCTGATGCGGCCGATGAAATGGACGGGGACCTTGCCGAGGACGATGAGGCGGATATCGTCCACCATCTGGCCGTTGTTCATCTCGAAGACGGCGACGGCCTTGGCCTTGTTCGCCGCGTCCAGGATCTCTTTTTTGGGCAGGGGCCAGATGGTGATGGGACGGACGTAGCCGATCTTCAATCCTTCTTCGCGGGCCTGCTTGACGGCGAACTTCACGAAGCGCGCGGCGTAGCCATAGGCGATGACAACGAGATCGGCATCGTCCGTGTAGCCTGTATCGGCCATAGTCGGGACGTTGTTCTCCAGATAGGCGATGCGATCCATCTGGCCTTCCATCCACGCGCCGTATTTCACGCGGGGCGCGCCGAGGGAATAGACGCCGGTGATGAAGCTGAGGACCTGGGGCGTGCGGCCCTTTGCGCCGGTGATGGCCCAGGTTTTGGGCTTGAGGTCCTTCTCATCCACCGGCTTGAACTCGACGGCCTCCACGGTGTGGGTGAGGACGTAATCGGCCTGGATGAGGACGGGGGTCTGAAACTTATCGGCGGTGTAGAAGGCGAGGCGCACAAGATCGGCGGCTTCCTGGACGGTGTGGGGGGCATAGCCGATGTAGCGATAATCGCCGTGGCCGCCGCCCTTCACGCCGATGCGATATTCGCTCTGGCCGCGGGCCATGTGGACGAAGACGTAGGGGATGCGCGCGGCGAACATCTCGGACATGGCCTCCATCATGAGGCTCATGCCGGTGCCGGTGGTGGAGCACATGGCGCGCTTGCCGGTTGCGGCGGCGCCCCAGACCATGTTGATGGCTTCGCCTTCGCTTTCGGCGTTCATGCTGACGCCGCCTGCGGTGGAAAGCTCCCTGGCCATGGCCTCCATGAGGTTGGTGTTGGGCTGGATGGGATAGCTGGCGTAGAAGCGGCAGCCCGCGAGGACGGCGGACTTGGCGAGGGCTTTGCTGCCCTCCAGGAGTTCCTTGGCCATGGGCGTTCCTATCTTTTTGCCGCGGCGTGCTTATCGGGAACGTTGCGATAGACTTCGGTGATGCAGAAATCGGGGCAGACGAGGGCGCAGAGCTCGCAGCCGGTGCAACGCTCTTCTTTCAACAGGGGGTAGCGGAAGCCGTGATGGTTGAGCTTCACGGACATCTCGAGGGCGTCCGTGGGGCAGGCCTTGACGCAGAGGACGCAGCCCTTGCACAGCTCGATGTTGATGGTGACGGTGCCGACGGCCTTTGGCATAGCGACGCTCCTGTTAGGCGGCGACGGGTTCCCAGGCTTTGATGAGGAAGGCCTTGAGGTGCTCGGCGGCGTAGGCATCGCCGGCTTCGAAGGCTTTGACGTTGGTCTCGATGGTGCGCGCGCGGTAGGAGGGCGTGAGGTCTTTGAGGCCCTGGAGGAGATGGGCCTTAGAGACGAGCCCCGTGGCGCGGCAGACGGCGCCGGTCATGATCATCGCCGCACCCTGAACGTTGTTGATCTGGGAGGCGATCTCCGAGGCGGGAACCTCAAGGAGCGCGCCGCCGGGGGGAGTCTTTTCGCCCTTCACCAGGGAGCTGTTGACGACGAGGAGGCTCCCTTTGCGCAGTTTGGCTTTGGCCTTGGGCGTGGCCTCCGGATGCATGGTGATGGCGAGCCAGGTGGAGGGGATGATGGGCGGCGCGGAGAGTTCGCCGGTGCCGGTGATGACGGTGCATTCGACGTTGCCGCCGCGCATGGTGCCGCCGTATTCGGCGAAGTGCATGACGTAGCGGTTTTCCAGGTTCAGGGCATGGGCAAGGATCTTGGTGACGAGCTGGACGCCCTGACCGCCGATGCCCGCCATGAAGAGTTCACGTTCCATAGATCACCCTTTGAGAAGGCTGAAGCAAAAGCCCGGCGTAGACCGGGGTGGTGGTGACGATAGCATGGGGCGTAGGGGGTGTCAAACAAATGAGTCGTACAGGCGGGCGGAGAAGGGGATTATGTTTGACCTCTCTCCTGTGGCCTCTTCCCAGAGAGGGGAGAGGAGGGAACGGGTGCGGAAGCACCCGTGATGCTGCAGGGAAGTCGCTTACCGCGATGGGCCGAACGAGGCTTTGAGCGCGGCGAGTTGTTCGGCCCAGTAGGACTTCATCTTTCCGGCGACGGCCTGGCTGGCGAGCCTGTTGTGCCGGACGACGACCTGGCATTTGGAAGGGCCTTTGCTGTAGAAGTTCACATCTATATTTGAGGCGCCGCCAGCCCAGGAGGCGCGGATGATTTTGTTGGGGTTCGCGGTGCGGGTAGCGAGCGGTGCGTTCTGGAGCCAGGCGGCGCGAGCGCTGTCATCGCGCCAGGCGGCATAGGCCTTTGCAACGGGGACTTCTAAGGTGATGCTTTTGCTGACGGAGTAGCCATCGGGCCGTTCATGCTTTCCGCGCATGCCGCGGGCTTGTTCGTAGCCGACGGTGACCATCTGGGACCACCAACCGCTCAAGCGGTGCTTTTCAAAGAGGAGTCGGGCGATTTCTTTGTGGGTGAGCTTTTTGCGCCTGCCTTGTCCAAGATGGTGAACCACTCCCGCCAGGGGTTGCCCGTCTTGGCAAGGACGGTAGAGCCGGCAATGCCGCCATAACGCTCGTCCGAGGCTTTCTTTTTCACGGTTGCCTAACTTTCTAGGTGGCTTACGTTGCGCCAGTGGGGCAGTAATATAATGAGAAGTCAACGAAGGGCCATGAGGGTCACCGGAGGCATGCGATGAGCACAGCGTTAGAGGTCACTGGAGAGGTGACATCATCCAAGCGGTTCACGTTTGACGAGCTGAAGCGGCTGCCGGGGCAGGTGGCCGATGTGGGCGCGCTGCTACCGGGCCGCGAAGGGCAGGGTGTGCGGCTTGCCTCGATCCTGGCAGCCGCGGGGCCGGGGAAGGAGGCGGCGTATATGACGCTTTCCACAGGAGACGGGGCCTTCAGCGCGAGCGTGCCGAGGGCGATCGTGGCGGAGCGAGGGATCGTGGTCTATGCGCTGAACGGGCAACCGCTGCCTGAGGCGAAGGGCGGGCCGGTGCGGTTCTATATCCAGGATGTGGACTCGTGCGGCGTGGCTGATCTGGTCCAGTGCGCGAATGTGAAGCATCTGGCGCGGATCGAGCTTTCTCGGACGCCGGGGAGAGATGTGCGGCCGAAGACAAAGAAGGCGCACGATGCGCTGCATGAGCGGGAGAAGGGGCAGTAGGCTTGGCTGAGGGCAGCCGGGGAGTTCCGCCCTCTCCTTCATCCTCTCCCATCGTCGCTCCTGGGAGCGTGAGCTACGGAGAGGAGAAGATCGCGACTACGGCGCGTCTACGCGAGGGACGGCCTTCCGGCGTGAGGCGCCGGCCCTTCGGAAGGGGCAGGCCGTCCCCTACCGGGAAGGCGTTGTGCCCCCGCATCTTTCGGGGCTCAGGGCGCGTGCCCCGCGCCCCTACTGTGAGGGGACGGTGGGATCGAGCCAGTTGGGCTTGCGCTTTTCGGCGAAGGCTTTTGGGCCTTCGATCTGGTCGGGGTGGCCGGAGAGCTCGCGGGTGATGTCGGCGACGGTCTTCTGAGCGCCGGTGAGGCCGTGCTCGAGGGCGGACCAGAGGGCTTTCTTGGAGATGCGCAGGGCGGCGGGGGAGTTTTCCAGCATGACGCCCGCGATCTCCCGGGCGCGGTCCATGAGGGGCCTATCGCGGACGACCTCCGTCACCAGGCCGAGCTCCAGGGCGCGTTGGGCGGAGAGGCGCTCGCCCCCGCCCATGAGGGCCATGCGCATGTTGGCGTGGAAGGGCATCCACTTGGACCAGGTGGCCTGGCCATAGAGGGCGACGATGCCGACGCTGACGCCCGGGTTGAAGAACTGGGCGTTGGCGGAGGCGATGGGGACATCGCAATCGGCGACGAGCATGAGGCCGCCGCCGCCCACGATGCCGTTGACGGCGCAGATGACGGGTTTGGTGACCTTGTTCTGGAGGGGCGTAGCCTTCACTTCTCCCGAGGAGCGCCGCGCGCCGCCCTGCTGCTTGTTGCGCTCGGCGGTGTCTTTCACGTCCACACCGGTGCAGAAGGCCTTCTCGCCTGCGGCGGTAAGGATGGCGATGCGCATCTTGGGATCGCGGTCGAAGTCCTGCCAGATGAGGCTCAGGTCCTCCATCCACATGTGCAGGGGGAGGGCGTTCATCCGGTGGGGGCGGTTGAGGGTGATGGTGGCGATGCCGTCTTTCTTTTCGTAGAGGATGTCCTGGCTGTCCATGGTTCTCCTTGGGCGCGCAACGAGGAGGCGCGATGGGGGATCGTCGGCGAGTGTATGAGGAGCCGGAGTGAGTGTCAAATAAGCGGAAGGGACGCATCGGGAAACCACTCGGGTTGGGCAGGTTGACAGGAGCAATCGAAAGTGTCGCTAGTCCCTCCTAGCATCAGGAGGCACAGGGCGAAAAAAGGGGTTGCAAAGGGATCTCAGAGAGGAGTGCGCAGGCCTTTCGCGCTTGCGCGGAGAGGGGGCGCGGCAGGTGACGGCACACGCGTCAATCGGCGAGAGGGCCGTGGGGAAGAGCCGTGAGGAGCTCAGGGCCCGCGGCGGTGATGAGGACGGTCTCTTTGGCGAGGATGCCGCCGACGCCTTTTTGCCAGACGTAGGGCTGGAGGGTGATGAGCATCCCTGGGGCAAGTTTCCAGGAGCGTTCGACGCCCTCGCCAAGGGGAGTGGCGATGATGGGCGGCTCGATGCCCAGGCCGGAGCCGTGGGCGATGGGCGCAGGAGGCGTGACGCCGGGCTCGGCGTTGCGGTAGGCGGCGTGGATATCGGCGGCGGCGCGGCCGGGCTTGCACTCGGCGAGCATAGCGTCAAAGGCGGCGCGCCACCGGGAGAAGAGGGACTTTTGGGCGCGCGTGGGCGCGGCCTTGCAGGGCCAGGTGCGGCCGATATCGGCGTCATAGGCCATGTAGGAGAAGCCGCTGGACATGGTGACGAGGTCGCCTGCGCGGAGGGGACGATCGGAGGAGAGGAATCGTAGCGGCGGGCGGTCGCGATGACCGGAGAGGGGCTGGATGCAGAAGCCGCCCTGGGAGATGGGGAAGGTGACGCCATAGACGGTGGCGGCTTTTTCGAAGGTGCCGAGGAGGTCGCGCTCAGTGCGGCCGGGGCGGATGGCGGCGATAGTAGAGGCGAGGGCGCCTTCGGAGATAGCGATGGCGGCGCGCAGGCAATCGAGCTCTTCGGGTGTTTTGACGGCTCGCGCCTCGAGGAGCGCGGCTTCGCCGTTGACGACGGAGGCTTGAGGAAAGGCTTGAGAGAGGAGGCCTGCGTAAAGGGGCGACATGAGGTCCACGCCGATGCGCCGGGCCTGCGACGCGCCGATAATCCTTTTCAGGTTCTGGAGTGTGTTGGCGGGATTCCAGCTGGCGGGGAAGAGGTTTGCCCTGGGGACGGACTTAGGCACGCCTGCGTCCCACCAGGTCATGATGTGGAAATCCTTGCGCTCCCGCAGGACGACGACGGAGGGAGAGAAGCCGCGCCCGCCTGCGATGTTGGTGTTGGTGTTCGCGCCGGTGATGTAGCGGGCGTTTGCGGGCTTGCCGACGAGAAGGATATCGAGGGT comes from the Chloroflexota bacterium genome and includes:
- a CDS encoding 3-methyl-2-oxobutanoate dehydrogenase subunit beta, which produces MAKELLEGSKALAKSAVLAGCRFYASYPIQPNTNLMEAMARELSTAGGVSMNAESEGEAINMVWGAAATGKRAMCSTTGTGMSLMMEAMSEMFAARIPYVFVHMARGQSEYRIGVKGGGHGDYRYIGYAPHTVQEAADLVRLAFYTADKFQTPVLIQADYVLTHTVEAVEFKPVDEKDLKPKTWAITGAKGRTPQVLSFITGVYSLGAPRVKYGAWMEGQMDRIAYLENNVPTMADTGYTDDADLVVIAYGYAARFVKFAVKQAREEGLKIGYVRPITIWPLPKKEILDAANKAKAVAVFEMNNGQMVDDIRLIVLGKVPVHFIGRISHDESGFGVGNAIQIPKLLEKFREVYKTLPAAAHGKR
- a CDS encoding 4Fe-4S dicluster domain-containing protein, with the translated sequence MPKAVGTVTINIELCKGCVLCVKACPTDALEMSVKLNHHGFRYPLLKEERCTGCELCALVCPDFCITEVYRNVPDKHAAAKR
- a CDS encoding enoyl-CoA hydratase/isomerase family protein, producing the protein MDSQDILYEKKDGIATITLNRPHRMNALPLHMWMEDLSLIWQDFDRDPKMRIAILTAAGEKAFCTGVDVKDTAERNKQQGGARRSSGEVKATPLQNKVTKPVICAVNGIVGGGGLMLVADCDVPIASANAQFFNPGVSVGIVALYGQATWSKWMPFHANMRMALMGGGERLSAQRALELGLVTEVVRDRPLMDRAREIAGVMLENSPAALRISKKALWSALEHGLTGAQKTVADITRELSGHPDQIEGPKAFAEKRKPNWLDPTVPSQ
- a CDS encoding aminopeptidase P family protein → MNPSSCSLACSSSSSPASTKTASAAIAAKTPSSSAKAARPISSAPSPTPPGEAARDHRPHRPRFPSLPRWERTKERGPLVALACHEQPALRRGLAVTTGLIARDTGSPIDFERMRRDRFQRVLDAMERHTLDILLVGKPANARYITGANTNTNIAGGRGFSPSVVVLRERKDFHIMTWWDAGVPKSVPRANLFPASWNPANTLQNLKRIIGASQARRIGVDLMSPLYAGLLSQAFPQASVVNGEAALLEARAVKTPEELDCLRAAIAISEGALASTIAAIRPGRTERDLLGTFEKAATVYGVTFPISQGGFCIQPLSGHRDRPPLRFLSSDRPLRAGDLVTMSSGFSYMAYDADIGRTWPCKAAPTRAQKSLFSRWRAAFDAMLAECKPGRAAADIHAAYRNAEPGVTPPAPIAHGSGLGIEPPIIATPLGEGVERSWKLAPGMLITLQPYVWQKGVGGILAKETVLITAAGPELLTALPHGPLAD